One region of Parambassis ranga chromosome 12, fParRan2.1, whole genome shotgun sequence genomic DNA includes:
- the onecut2 gene encoding one cut domain family member 2 isoform X3: protein MKTAYTNAYRCLAKDLDAYAMNTDMTMDSIGSLHGGVAVSSVAPDAELMSGHSPHHGRGGSAGGHGAAAAAAAAAASTLRIHQDLAAAAAASSRSAMVSGMATILDGSGEYRPELSLPLHHAMSVPCDTSSPGMGMSGTYTTLTPLQPLPPISTVSDKFHHHHHHHHQRLSGNVSGSFTLMRDERGLPGMNNIYSPYHKDHMSGMGQSLSPVLGNGLGTIHNTQQGLHNYGTTTHGSHDKMLNFDAHHTASMLARGDHHHQHRGLGGPAAGMMSHLNGMHHPGHPVASSAGHHPHPHLQSPSHGPVLASTRERPPSSSGTQGGNSSGQLEEINTKEVAQRITAELKRYSIPQAIFAQRVLCRSQGTLSDLLRNPKPWSKLKSGRETFRRMWKWLQEPEFQRMSALRLAGGQQQQQQQQQQQERNPVWSECQVRRGPVLVD, encoded by the exons ATGAAGACTGCCTACACTAACGCCTATAGATGCCTGGCCAAGGATCTGGACGCTTACGCCATGAACACGGACATGACAATGGACAGCATTGGCAGCCTGCATGGCGGGGTGGCGGTGAGCTCCGTGGCCCCTGATGCGGAGCTGATGAGCGGCCACAGCCCGCACCACGGGCGCGGGGGCTCGGCGGGGGGACACGGggcggcggcggctgctgctgcggcgGCGGCGTCCACCCTGCGGATACACCAGGACctggccgccgccgccgccgcgtCATCCCGCTCTGCCATGGTGTCCGGCATGGCCACGATACTGGACGGGAGCGGGGAGTACCGTCCGGAGCTGTCCCTGCCGCTGCACCACGCCATGAGCGTGCCCTGCGACACGTCCTCTCCCGGGATGGGGATGAGCGGCACCTACACCACCTTAACCCCGCTGCAGCCGCTGCCTCCCATCTCCACCGTGTCGGACAAGtttcaccatcatcaccatcaccaccaccagcgGCTCTCCGGGAATGTCAGCGGGAGCTTCACCCTGATGCGGGACGAACGGGGACTGCCGGGCATGAACAACATTTACAGCCCCTACCACAAAGACCACATGTCCGGGATGGGTCAGAGCCTGTCACCGGTGCTGGGCAACGGCCTGGGCACCATTCACAACACTCAGCAGGGTCTCCACAATTACGGCACCACAACGCACGGAAGTCATGACAAGATGCTGAACTTCGACGCGCACCACACCGCCTCCATGCTGGCCAGAGgggaccaccaccaccagcaccgaGGCCTCGGTGGCCCGGCGGCCGGGATGATGTCACACCTGAACGGTATGCACCACCCGGGGCACCCGGTCGCCTCCTCGGCAGGtcaccacccccaccctcacctTCAGTCTCCATCCCACGGGCCAGTGTTAGCGTCCACACGGGAACGACCGCCCTCCTCCTCGGGGACGCAAGGGGGGAACAGCTCGGGGCAGCTGGAAGAAATCAACACCAAGGAGGTTGCGCAGAGGATCACGGCGGAGCTGAAGAGGTACAGCATCCCCCAGGCCATCTTCGCGCAGAGGGTGCTGTGCCGCTCCCAAGGGACCCTGTCGGACCTGCTGAGGAACCCCAAACCGTGGAGTAAACTAAAGTCAGGTCGGGAGACCTTCAGGAGAATGTGGAAGTGGTTGCAGGAGCCAGAGTTTCAGAGGATGTCGGCCCTCAGACTGGCAG GGggacagcaacagcagcagcagcagcagcagcagcaggaaaggAATCCAGTGTGGTCAGAGTGTCAGGTTAGGAGAGGACCAGTTTTAGTTGACT